A region of Gemmatimonadaceae bacterium DNA encodes the following proteins:
- the fliQ gene encoding flagellar biosynthesis protein FliQ — translation MSHQLVIDLSRDAILTALMVAAPLLLIAMGVGLVVSIIQSVTQIQEQTLSFVPKLVLVGGAFIVGLPWLIQILMKFTTQIIRGIPAMVG, via the coding sequence ATGTCCCATCAACTCGTCATCGACCTCAGCCGCGACGCGATCCTGACCGCTCTTATGGTCGCCGCGCCGCTGCTGCTCATCGCCATGGGCGTCGGGCTGGTCGTGTCCATCATCCAGTCGGTCACGCAGATCCAGGAGCAGACGCTCTCGTTCGTCCCCAAGCTCGTCCTGGTGGGCGGCGCCTTCATCGTCGGGCTCCCCTGGCTCATCCAGATCCTGATGAAGTTCACCACCCAGATCATTCGCGGTATTCCCGCGATGGTCGGTTGA
- a CDS encoding chemotaxis protein CheX — protein MQQLDAAIDGIVASVWESMLGMVVEPDDTIQPLGHDPVSEHTYAGVVQIGGAWDGAVAVQCSDRMARHAAQHMFSLEHGDVSVADLQDALGELTNMTGGNIKALLPEPCRLGLPVVVEGADYRLRLPGASVVRRATYRADGELVVVTMLERTT, from the coding sequence ATGCAGCAGCTTGATGCCGCCATCGATGGCATCGTCGCCTCGGTCTGGGAGAGCATGCTTGGCATGGTCGTCGAGCCCGACGACACCATCCAACCGCTGGGCCACGACCCGGTGAGTGAACACACGTACGCCGGCGTCGTGCAGATTGGCGGCGCGTGGGATGGCGCCGTGGCCGTGCAGTGCTCCGACCGCATGGCGCGCCACGCCGCGCAGCACATGTTCTCGCTTGAGCATGGCGATGTCAGCGTGGCCGACTTGCAGGATGCCCTCGGCGAACTGACCAACATGACCGGCGGCAACATCAAGGCCCTGCTCCCCGAGCCGTGCCGCCTGGGGCTGCCGGTGGTGGTGGAAGGCGCGGACTATCGCCTGCGACTTCCTGGGGCCTCGGTGGTGCGCCGCGCCACCTATCGCGCCGACGGCGAACTGGTCGTCGTTACGATGCTGGAGCGGACGACGTAG
- a CDS encoding protein-glutamate O-methyltransferase CheR gives MTARTFEYVRQLVLTRSAIVLEAGKEYLVESRLLPLAKVHGFNTLDDFIDAMAANSFGTMHRQTVEAMTTNETSFFRDIHPFDALRKHILPELIAKKALTRQLNIWCAAASTGQEPYSMVMLLKEHFPELATWKVSFLATDLSNAVLAKARSGRYGQLEVNRGLPAPLLVKYFTKDGTEWIIREELRNQIDFRELNLIEAWPTMMPLDLVMIRNVLIYFDIPTKKKILTNIRQRLAPHGYLMLGGAETTMGLDDQYERVQIDKGIAYRQVSAAGTAGRAYAAA, from the coding sequence CAGCTCGTACTCACCCGCAGTGCCATCGTGCTCGAAGCCGGCAAGGAGTATCTCGTCGAATCGCGCCTGCTGCCGCTGGCCAAGGTGCATGGCTTCAATACGCTCGATGATTTCATCGACGCCATGGCGGCCAACAGCTTCGGTACGATGCATCGGCAGACGGTGGAGGCGATGACCACCAACGAGACGAGCTTCTTCCGCGACATCCATCCGTTCGATGCGCTGCGCAAGCACATCCTGCCGGAGCTCATCGCGAAGAAGGCGCTCACCCGACAGCTCAACATCTGGTGTGCCGCGGCGAGCACGGGGCAGGAGCCGTACTCCATGGTGATGCTCCTCAAGGAGCACTTCCCGGAGCTCGCCACGTGGAAGGTGTCATTCCTCGCCACCGACCTGTCGAATGCCGTGCTCGCGAAAGCGCGCAGCGGCCGGTATGGTCAGCTCGAGGTCAACCGCGGGCTGCCGGCGCCGCTCCTCGTGAAGTACTTCACGAAGGATGGCACCGAGTGGATCATCCGCGAGGAGCTGCGCAATCAGATCGACTTCCGCGAACTCAACCTCATCGAAGCGTGGCCCACCATGATGCCACTCGACTTGGTGATGATCCGGAATGTGCTGATCTACTTCGATATTCCGACCAAGAAGAAGATCCTCACCAACATTCGACAGCGGCTCGCGCCGCACGGATATCTCATGCTGGGCGGTGCCGAAACGACCATGGGACTCGACGATCAGTACGAGCGCGTGCAGATCGACAAGGGGATCGCCTACCGTCAGGTGAGCGCCGCCGGCACCGCCGGGAGGGCCTATGCAGCAGCTTGA
- a CDS encoding flagellar biosynthetic protein FliR, with protein MNGILSGFPDFFAPGVATATVLVALRVGGLLLVAPAWSSKQVPMRLRTALLVLFAVLLLPTGMASANQVGLAITPASFLTETALGMAFGLAAALTIAGAEFAGELMTTTIGLSGAAIFDPVNNTQGSILAAFMQVLSLVILMSTGGHLLMLQAVGQSFSIFPLGAPIHIGAGLFALVKSASTIFATGVQFASPVIAAILLANIALSILGRAAPQLEIMSIAFPLQIGIGLLTLAGSLGLLVRALGDWAPAYQQHLDSFARAAQVAPAPAGRR; from the coding sequence GTGAACGGCATCCTGAGCGGCTTCCCCGACTTCTTCGCCCCCGGCGTCGCCACGGCCACCGTGCTCGTGGCGCTGCGCGTGGGCGGGCTGCTGCTCGTCGCGCCCGCGTGGTCGTCCAAGCAGGTCCCGATGCGCCTGCGCACCGCGCTGCTGGTGCTCTTCGCGGTGCTGCTGTTGCCGACCGGGATGGCCAGCGCCAATCAGGTCGGTCTCGCCATCACCCCCGCGAGCTTCCTCACCGAAACGGCGCTTGGCATGGCCTTCGGCCTCGCGGCGGCGCTCACGATCGCCGGCGCCGAGTTCGCCGGTGAACTCATGACCACCACGATCGGCCTCTCGGGCGCCGCGATCTTCGATCCGGTCAACAACACCCAGGGCTCGATCCTCGCCGCCTTCATGCAGGTGCTCTCGCTCGTGATTCTCATGAGCACCGGCGGCCACCTCCTGATGCTCCAGGCCGTCGGCCAGAGCTTCTCCATCTTCCCGCTCGGCGCGCCGATTCACATCGGCGCCGGGCTCTTCGCACTCGTGAAGAGTGCGAGCACCATCTTCGCGACCGGCGTGCAGTTCGCCTCGCCGGTCATCGCGGCCATCCTGCTCGCCAACATCGCCCTGTCGATCCTTGGTCGCGCGGCGCCGCAGCTGGAGATCATGAGCATCGCCTTCCCGCTGCAGATCGGGATCGGCCTGCTCACGCTGGCCGGTTCGCTCGGCCTGCTTGTGCGCGCGCTCGGCGACTGGGCGCCCGCGTATCAGCAGCACCTCGACAGTTTTGCGCGGGCGGCCCAGGTGGCCCCCGCGCCGGCGGGGAGGCGCTGA